aatggtatgtctcttatgaataatatctccttaggggaatatgcgatatttatttctctctctctctctctctttgaatattACCACTTCTCTTGAGATACATTTTATATAAAATAATGTCTTTTCCTGGATTGGATATTCATTAATATTAGTTTATTGTGCATTTCCTTATGcttaatctctccttagaagattgtgtaattcttctcattgtccttgcacTTGGGGGGCAATAAATTCTCATCTTTTcttctctctaaggatctactttaccATTGTTGAGTGGTATTTGTTTATGattgggtgtcattccttgtgtgaagctattgttttctcaaggattctctcttatacaagaggtgtaagtccttggctgcAACCTCTTCTTCATTTGGCAATGCACATCTATCATAaaattacccctcacattgggtcaaaagtatgtcatccttcattaagaatctcttttcacctagcaataggaggaaggtatggaTTATTGTTCCCCTTCCCTTatcttggtagaagatgttatgtttgttcaagataactctttttggaggtagatgtcttttgcaaAAAGATATCCTCTCCTCCAAGGAAACCCTTTACACGtttagcaagatatctctttttcaactatcttatcctttcctgaagagtattccctctctagcttggatttatgacattgttgcctgaaggatatctccttggctttgaaggtaaggtatccttgtaTCTAGTTTCCTTAAGACATtaacataaaactatgttgatatcttaagggggggcacctgtATCATTCCCATTGTACCATATTGTCATATGCTCTTGcgaatcatttttgcatgtcttaaatggggtgtccATTCCTAGAACCAGAGTaaaaactcttagagagagattcttcacactcaaaatgagacacaacatttgatatatgtcttagacgtgACTAACGTATCACTGAAAATAACAAAGTCTTAAATGGGATGGCCTTGAAACTAGACATGTATCTTCGCCATTTGGAATTTACAAATTTGCACACACAGAATCGCCCCATGGAATTTGCATtgacattacatgtcttaaataggttgaagcacactcaaagACAAAGACTCTTAAGCGAGGTTCTTTACACTTGAAACGAGATATCTCTTGCACACACACACGAGGAtaggtggaactagctaaaaacagcTAGACTATTCTTTCCCTCCTctccccatggatcacctagataaaaacatctaggggtgagttgCCCATTctttctctcatcattcttctcatggatcacccggataaacacatctagtgtgtattcatgttctctcttctttctctgatgaactcatagctttgctattgataATTCAtggatgatgattgcttttctcaTTTATGTGATCGTTTATGTGCATGAGATGACATTTgttgagaatgatattagttgttgagacattttgatatggaGGTCTCTTTGGTTAGTTGACTTGAGTTCTTacttttggtctttagcttttgggcCATGTGTGCTTTTGTGTCttttcctttgtttttattttgtctttatttatcttTTTACCTTTGTCTTGTGTTttatgcccttgcatatgtttcaggtgagttaagatcctaagattcgGGCCTTtgttcctcgaaattagtgatatcttatactccttgtgctTTTCATCTGTGCTCTTACTCTTCATCTCTTTCTTCTAATTTAccgtgagtatttgtgtaagctcatactctcgctaaagtgggggctaaatgtagcatcctaaaattgcaccctttgtaattttgattgtattctagaccctcaccttatcggtctcttcccatgcttgatcgagacctttttatgcctcccctatgcaatCAAACCTCATTTTTCACCTTGCACCTTGTatggccaccttgatcctaccccaaaatagggcaggacaagggcatggtgccctgggaTCCCTTAAAGGGGGCCTATCTTGGCCCCTCTTCCTTGGACCTATCTATAATGTGAGCAGAAAATAAACATCTATGTCGGCCTATGccagaaaattaaatatttgacgATGGGTGTGTATATAAGGGGGTCTTTCCCTCTGAATTGGCATAAGAGAACATACGATCacattttaatataaataaataaaatatttaatttggtATAAATAAAATATCTTCCTCTTTTAGAAAAGTTTCaactattttaatataaaattatattttgactCTAATATAAAATGTTGATTGACAGTACAAAAGTATGAACAATATTTGATTCAATATTAGACTTGAAGATAAGCTAGATAAATATATAAACAATAAGAAATTTTGcgcatccaaaatttctataaaaaaaatattatagagcttggcccttgcttcatctatgtatacaaaaagaaaaagaaaatgtcaATGCTCTGTTACTCAATTTACATCTCCAAGATAGGTTAAATACACGAGGTAAAgaaatttccttttttttccaaatcGTTGGCGGCTCAAAACAATCAATATATTATTTCCTTTGAATTTGGTGATCCTTCCCATATAGTGTAACGATTCCACATTATCGAAAGAATGGCGAGAATAGTTTTCTTGAGTCTATAAGATTCTATATTTTGTATTGTCAATCTCTAATTTATAGATCGTTTTGTTCTTAAGATAAATTTAACATGTTCAAACACAAACCCAATGGGATTGAGATCTATACATAGTAAAATATAGGATTATTTAGTGTGGTCATGTTGATTAATCATTGGTATTAAATTAGTCTATGTAGCCAAATGTATTGTATATAGTAGTATCACAAATTATTCATCCTTGTTCCCAAAGATAAGAACTCATAACCTTCTATCAATTATGAATATAATTTAGATTTTTTGATATGACTACTTAttcaaataataattttatttgacATTAGTTGCATCAATATAATAAGCCTATATTTGTGTTGAAAAATTAAGTTCCTTAGATTTTAGTTAAAGTATTTGGGATGTATCATGTATAGCATTCAATCTGCTACTAATAATATAGTTTGAAACATGAACTACTTATTTCATGGTGTTTATGTGAGACCTTGAGTCTCTAGTTCCTTTATCTTATTTATGGATGGAGAATATTATAGTACGAAATTTCAAATCTATATTCAATACTCCTAAAAAAAAATTAGTGTTCCATTCATTAGATTTAAAAAAATTGATCGatgattttcttatttatttatttcacctctCTATTGCAACTGGATTAATGTTATTCTACCCTCAAAAATGACCTTTCGAGTAGAGAGATATATTCCATTCATTATTTACTTAGTAGTGTACGTGTATTTATTTCTTGTGGCAGTATAATTATAGTGTAACCCATATATTCATTCATATCCTTCACCTTTTAGAGTATTTTTATTAGAATTTGCATGCTAGAACCCTTTGGATTTTGGGAGGAATTATGTTTTTAAAAACATTGGATGATGTAGATGCTTTTTCATTTCTCATCCATTTGATATTTAgttctccatggtggaatccttttAGGAAAATTTAGAGTCACATTCATGCTAGCACGTTCTAGATTATACTAGCAACTATTAATACCAACCTTCCTTGCTATTAGTCAGGCTAAACCTTCTagttaataatatttataaaagaGTTATATATAGGTTATTTTCctcttgaatatatatttttaattttttaattcaataGCTACCTATGATGACTCTCTCCATCTCATTTCTTGCACATGTaacactcaccttctcatcgataGAATTAAAACTTCACTTTAGGATATCCATTATTAGAAGCAATAGATGGAAATCACACATAAGATGAATAATTGATCATGTTCACTTTACCCACAACAAATTTTTTTGGCCTACTACTTGTGTCATCTCTCACTTATCAATTCAATGCCAATCAAATATCACCTTATAGATGTTGTAACCTTTCCAACATCTATCCATTCTATTTTTCCCAATTGTTTATTCTTTAGAAATTTCTTTGAGTCTTCTAAGAACTTGCCCTTTCGATAAATTATAGGGATTGCAAAATGGACTAAAAAAAACGTCAACAACGTTGTTGTAAGGCAGCTACGCTAGCTAAATACTTACTTTCCACATAGAAAAAACATAAAGTGTCAACGCTCTGTTAGTCAAAACTTCTTGATCTACTATTTAGTCCATCTCTTATCTACTAGTTCAATCTCAATCAAAGCTCATCCTACAGATGCTATAACCTTTCTAACATCTAGATCCATTATCTTTTTCCTAATTCTTTATTCCTTAGAAAGTTCTTTGAATCTTCTATTACAATTACACAAATATTGTCAAatgattatataaataaaatatcttcCTCTTTTAGATAAATTTCTAccattttaatataaaattatattttgactCTAATGTAAAATTTTGATTGACAGTACAAAAGTATAAACAATATTTGATACAATATCACACTTGAAGATAAGCCAAATAAATCTATGAACAAAAAGAAATTTTGCTCATCCAAAATTTATATAAAAAGAATATTATATTATAGAGCTTGGCCCTTGCTACATCTATGTagagcaaaagaaaaaaaataaaatgtcaACGCTATATCAGTCAATTTACATCTAGAGAGATAAGTAAAATACACAGTAGGTAAGAAATTTTCCTTTTTAGCCAATTCGCTGGCGGCTCAGAATAATCAATATATTATTTCCTTTGAATTTGCTGATTCTACGTTACCAAAAGAATGAGGAGAATCCGTCTACGGTAGCTTCGATAACTATATGTCGTAGGGCTTACGTAGTCACCCCAACTTAATATAAAGAGCACCAACTCTGCAaacatataatattataataattaacgACTGCGTCAACATGAATTAGTCCCAACACAGAAACTATATTATAATTAATCAATTACGTCAACATGAATTAGTCCTCGCAGAGTAGTTAATTTTCCCGCTATATAATAGACATGTTATGGGATTGTAATACACAATTCGACTACACATTCATATCCCGAGCTTTTCTGTCTGATTCTTCTGTGTCTCTATTTATAATGGGTAACCGCATGATTTACTTCACGTTGGGACTTTTCCTATTGATATGTTGGTACAGTGATAATGTCATGGCAGCGGATTCCGATCCCTTGCAAGATTTCTGCGTCGCAGACAAGGAAAGCATGGGTGAGTACATAAGTTTTATTTGATTTGCTTATCAGGCGAGTTGCTCACAAATTAATTAAAATACAATGGTGTGATATGAGttgttgctaacaaattgattaaaACAGTTAAGGTGAACGGGTTCGTTTGCAAAGATCCCAAGGATGTTTCGGCAGAGGACTTCTTCTTCGGGGGACTTGGGCAGGCAGGGAACACCGACAATGCAGTGGGCTCCAATGTAACGATGGCCAATGTTATGCAGATACCGGGCCTCAACACCTTCGGAATATCGTTGGTCCGTATCGATTACGCAgtgggtggaataaatcctcctcacacGCACCCAAGAGCCACTGAAGTTCTTGTTTTACTGGAAGGCCAGcttcttgtgggtttcattgacaccaccaacaagtttttcagcaaaacgttggagaagggagatgtgtttgtgtttccaaaggcacttgtgcatttccagcagaatgtggggCATGAAAATGCGGTGGCCATAGCTGCATTGAGCAGCCAGCTTCCGGGAGCTCAGACAATCGCCAACTCTCTGTTTGCAGCGGATCCTCCTCTCCCAGATTCCGTATTGGCCAAGGCCTTCCGCATCACCCAAGAGCTTGCCGATTACATTCAGAAGAAATTTGCATAAGAATTTGCTTTTTTCTATTAAATAAAACAAACAAGCGGTCTGGTCTGGACAACGTGGGAAGACCGTCCTTCCCAATTCTTTTTCCTCACAGTTGAATAAAACTCTCTTTTTAGAGTTATTGCCGTCCTCTTGTGCTATTCATAGCATCCGTTTTTAACCCAGGCACTTCCCCTCCGTGAACATTGCTTGCAAATCTGCCATTGTTTCCTAACGATTTCCTTAGACGCTCTCTCATCCTCTCAACTTCCAAATTACAAAGCACTCTTATAATAGATGTCGATTTTATTATATTCTATTtgtttaaatattttgattttattttatatatccATGATTTTACTGCATCAATAAGTGAGACAACTTCCATAGCAAAGGGCATGCTCGTTTATGTGTTAATGAAAGATATTGTTTGCTCCTCATTTTCATTTTTTGTACTTAGAACTACATGTTTGAATACCTCATTTGATATATTTAGGTTGATAAACCTTCTATTTCTCTTTGCTAATAGAATTTATACTATCATATGACTCAATTATTGGACTCCAATATTCCTTTCTATTATTTTTTTGGTGAGAAACCTCCTATAAGCTCTTGTAGCTGAATCATCTCGGttcttcattaaaaaattaatggtATGATTATGAgccaattaaatatttttttgcatactttgtaatatatttaattaattcatgtacTGACAGAACGAATTACCAATCAATATTTCCTCGCCATCACTGGAGTATATAGCAATTGTGTGGCTACACTCTACCATTATTTCTCAATGGTGAAAATTCTatatcccccttttttttttatcttcataAACTCTTGATCCCTGCAAACTAAATGGCCATGGAACATTATACCTATATATCATTTAAGTATATATTTTTTGgtaaattaactaatttattcaagCAATACATTATTTATATTAATTGTTCAAACTAATGATATAAAATGCAACAATTACTTGAAGATCATCTTTGCCCGTTTTTTATGTGTATGGTGTTCAAAATCTTCTCATAGTCATTGTTAAATTTAGTCTATACAAGTTGTTTCATACTTTAAGAGATGGATGTAAAGAAAAATTATAGAATTCTCACAATGTAAATTTTGATTTATCAATTTgcaattttatattaataaaacgGGTACATAAGATTGTGCATATTTGTTTAAGTTCTAATATCTTCTCGATGGTTCCATGGATGAATAATTACTTCAAGATTCATTAGTTGATCTACAttaaaatcaaatcaatatcatccatatttgGTTCTCCATACATCCATGTGAATCCATACACATGTATTTATGGTGTATGTTGGCACTCATATATATTATAGTTTAATCCAGCTATGGCCACTGCATTTTCATGCCTCACATTCTGTTGGAAAAGAACAAGTGCCTTTGGTAACACAAACACATCTCCAATATAGAAGGCAAGACTATCAAAGGAGAATAGGAAACTAAGAAAATGTTGAGCGTGATTAAGAGAAGACATGATAACAATGAATTATTATCATAGTCAAACATCGATTTGTTAATATGTGAAAGGTTGCGATTAAAGATAGATGAAGGAAATAATTCCAAAGAGAGGAGACTTGTCTCCTTAGACACCCTTTGTCCTCATAGATTAAAGAGGGTCTCTActggggatattacagtggtatcagagcatgatctttCCAGCCTGTGAAATAAATAACATTCTAAAGATTAACCATGAGACCTAACCGAAGGCCTCAACATCCAAAGAGAAAGATTACCTATCATCAACCTAGAAAAAGGCATCGTAACCTCAAGTCTATATTGAGGAAAAGAAACTACTTGTACATAAATCGTATAGAACTATTAGCAAATCAAGAATTCCTACATCGCTTTCGTGATTTTACACATGGCAACAACATCTTCACAACAAGTCAATAGTAGAAAGAAGCCTTCTTGCAGAGAGAATTCTTGTTGTATACACCGATCTAGAAGCATCACACTCTTCCATCAAATGAGAATATTTCTATGAAGATAATATTCAAAATAGTATCATATATTCAATTttaaaaaggaaaaacaaaagtaGCTTGCACATGAAGGAACGATACCTTATATAGGTCAACATTATTCAAATTGAATAGTTGACATCAATATAAGGATGCATAGATCATTAATTGAAGTACATGAGAGTTAATACTGCACATGAGTAAAAGTTAGAATGATCAAGATGATTCAAGAAAAGGGTTCATCATAGAACATTTAGAGCCTTAAAGGGCTTACCTTAAAGAGGTTAGCAATGTGGTTACAACAACCAAGTAAGAGGGAAGCGAGAATGGAGGTTAGGCTAAGGGCCGCCAAGTAAATACTTGGTGTAGCAATGACTCAATAAAAAACCCATGCCTTCCCAAAGAGTATATGGGGAAGTAATAATGTGGATAGCAAACATGAGCTGCCAAGTGGAGCAAGAGGGTTGTAGAGAACAACCACTCTTATGCTTAGTGTAGAAATGGATAAAAATATGCTTCCCATTTCTTCCCAAGAAGGATATGAGAATGGCATAAAGGCTGACCCGAGCCACCAAGTAGAGAAAGTAAGTCTCTTAGgtttggtgtagaaatggctccaAGCCTATAGGAAAGTTCCCATTCCTTCTAAACATAGAGAAATGTAGAGGAATTATGGCACAAAGAAGGCAGTTCCTCTTAGGCATAAAGAAATGTAGAGGAATTATGGCACAAAGAAGTCAGTTCCTCTCAAGATTAGGTACACTAGCTCAAGGAAGCTAGACCCCCTGAAGTGGACataatggctcaaggaagccattCCCTCTGGATTTGGGAAGTGGCTCAAAGAAAGCTAGCCCCCCCCCCCAAGTTGGCAAGAGATTGCTCAAGGAAGCCAACCTCCCTCAAGTAGATAGAAtggctcaaggaagctagtcctTCTCAAGTTGGGCCATGGCTCAAAGAAGCAAGTCCCTACCAAGTTGGAAAAAGATGCCTCAAGGGAGCCAGTCTCTCTCAAGTTGGATAAAAATTGCTTAAGGAAGCCAATCCATCTTAAGTTTCGGTAAAGGACTCAAGGAAGCCAATCCCTCCAAGTTGCAATAGATTCACTAGAAACTAAGTAGTAAATTTTGTAACATTTGTCATTACTTTAatttatatgattatatgtttggtaCTACTAATCTATGTGCAGGTTCATCCAAGAAGGAGGACAAGGAGAaattgctcgaggacaagcaaAATCAAAAGGGGCAGATTGTGATATCCCCGTATTGAccaattttgtgaagtctctaaGAGACAAAATCACAGTTTTATTGTTTAAAATTTATCACTGAGGAAGTCCTCAATTAGAGAATATGAATCGATGATGGATAAAGTAAGTAGAAATAAATATACTTTTCATACGTTGAAATGAATAAGTGAAGACTACTGCATACAACTAGAATATGAGATACCGTCCTGTTGATAGTGTTTTGATGCAttatcgaacacagaataaaataccaatggcACTCTATGCTCTCTTGATAAAAAAGACTCTCA
This region of Cryptomeria japonica unplaced genomic scaffold, Sugi_1.0 HiC_scaffold_46, whole genome shotgun sequence genomic DNA includes:
- the LOC131862558 gene encoding putative germin-like protein 2-3 translates to MLWDCNTQFDYTFISRAFLSDSSVSLFIMGNRMIYFTLGLFLLICWYSDNVMAADSDPLQDFCVADKESMVKVNGFVCKDPKDVSAEDFFFGGLGQAGNTDNAVGSNVTMANVMQIPGLNTFGISLVRIDYAVGGINPPHTHPRATEVLVLLEGQLLVGFIDTTNKFFSKTLEKGDVFVFPKALVHFQQNVGHENAVAIAALSSQLPGAQTIANSLFAADPPLPDSVLAKAFRITQELADYIQKKFA